The Rhododendron vialii isolate Sample 1 chromosome 5a, ASM3025357v1 genome contains a region encoding:
- the LOC131325902 gene encoding dynamin-related protein 3B-like isoform X2: MNVCTHRSSPATYSLSCLLGHHEKRSLKASNSTLSLPYFLSSTAKQLFLHRPPTLTSSMAADEPLAPSSQPSSPPPSPNAPPLGSSVIPISNKLQDIFAQLGSRSTMELPQVAVVGSQSSGKSSVLESLVGRDFLPRGSDICTRRPLVLQLLQTNRNYSGGSVEEYGEFLHLPGKRFYDFAEIRKEIQAETEREAGGNKGVSDKQIRLKIYSPNVLDITLVDLPGITKVPVGDQPSDIEARIRTMIMSYIKLPSCLILAVTPANADLANSDALQIAGNADPDGHRTIGVITKLDIMDRGTNARNFLLGKVIPLRLGYVGVVNRSQEDIMLNRSIKDALVAEEKFFRSHPVYSDIADRCGIPQLAKTLNQILVQHIKAILPGLKSRISAALVSVAKEHTSYGEITESKAGQGALLLNILSKYSEALSSMIEGKSKEMSTSELSGGARIHYIFQSIYVKSLEEVDPCEGLTDDDIRTAIQNATGPKCALFVPVVPFEVLVRKQIARLLDPSLQCARFIYDELIKMSHLCMVNERQRFPVLRKRMDDVVGNFLRDGLQPSQTMIGHLIEMEMDYINTSHPKFVGGNKAMEIALQQIKSNSVAASTSQKDADPEKVPTTERSLKSRAFLSRSGNGIVPEQGARPVLHVERTTSSANTNGSSWGFSSIFGGTEGRVSMKENSTNMSFSEPVQSFEHAVSMIHLREPPTILRSSETHSDHEGMEIAVTKLLLKSYYDIVRKNIEDSVPKAIMHFLVNHTKRELHNVFIKKLYRDNLFEEMLQEPDEVAMKRKHTRETLRVLQQAFRTLDELPLEAETVERGYSLSTDPTGLPKSSWYSTSRDSNGIGHNSNLGL; this comes from the exons ATGAATGTATGTACGCATAGGAGCTCTCCAGCAACATATTCTCTGTCTTGCTTGCTTGGGCACCACGAGAAACGCTCCCTCAAGGCCTCAAACTCCACGCTCTCTCTCCCGTACTTTCTCTCCTCCACCGCTAAACAACTCTTTCTCCACCGACCTCCAACCCTCACCTCGTCCATGGCCGCCGACGAACCACTCGCACCTTCGTCCCAACCCTCTTCTCCTCCTCCGTCCCCAAACGCGCCCCCGCTGGGCTCCTCTGTGATCCCAATTTCTAACAAGCTCCAGGACATATTCGCCCAGCTCGGCAGCCGGTCGACGATGGAGCTTCCCCAGGTGGCGGTCGTCGGGAGCCAGAGCAGCGGCAAGTCGAGCGTCCTCGAGTCCCTCGTCGGCCGCGATTTCCTGCCCAGGGGCTCGGATATCTGCACGCGGCGGCCGCTGGTGCTTCAGCTGTTGCAGACCAACCGGAATTATTCCGGTGGATCGGTGGAGGAGTACGGGGAGTTTTTGCACTTGCCTGGGAAGAGGTTTTACGATTTCGCTGAGATTCGCAAGGAAATTCAG GCTGAGACTGAGAGGGAAGCAGGAGGGAACAAGGGTGTTTCTGACAAGCAGATTCGTTTGAAGATTTATTCACCAAACGTTCTTGACATCACACTTGTGGATTTGCCTGGTATAACAAAGGTTCCTGTTGGTGACCAACCTTCTGACATTGAAGCAAGGATTAGAACAATGATAATGTCATATATTAAACTCCCAAGCTGCTTGATATTAGCTGTTACACCAGCAAATGCTGATTTAGCAAATTCAGATGCTCTCCAGATCGCTGGAAATGCTGATCCTGATG GTCATAGAACAATTGGTGTAATCACAAAG tTGGACATTATGGATAGAGGTACAAATGCTCGCAATTTTTTGCTTGGAAAAGTTATTCCTCTTCGGCTTGGTTACGTGGGCGTTGTGAATCGCAGTCAAGAG GACATTATGCTTAACCGGAGTATCAAGGATGCCCTTGTGGCTGAGGAAAAGTTCTTTCGGAGTCACCCA GTGTATAGCGACATTGCGGACCGCTGTGGCATCCCCCAGTTGGCAAAGACGCTGAACCAG ATTCTCGTTCAACACATCAAGGCAATACTTCCAGGGCTGAAATCACGCATAAGTGCTGCACTGGTTTCTGTCGCAAAGGAGCACACTAGCTACGGAGAAATCACTGAATCAAAG GCTGGTCAGGGAGCTCTTCTTCTGAACATTTTGTCAAAGTACTCCGAAG CACTTTCGTCAATGATAGAGGGGAAAAGTAAAGAAATGTCAACATCTGAGCTTTCTGGTGGTGCAAGGATCCATTACATTTTCCAGTCAATATATGTGAAGAGTTTGGAG GAAGTAGATCCATGTGAGGGTTTGACTGATGATGATATACGTACTGCAATTCAGAATGCAACTGGGCCTAAATGCGCATTATTTGTACCAGTG GTTCCATTTGAAGTTCTTGTGCGAAAGCAAATAGCTCGTCTATTAGATCCAAGCCTCCAATGTGCTAGGTTTATCTATGATGAGTTAATTAAG ATGAGCCATCTCTGTATGGTCAATGAAAGACAGAGGTTCCCTGTTTTGAGAAAGCGCATGGATGATGTCGTTGGGAACTTTTTACGAGATGGCCTTCAACCTTCACAAACAATGATTGGGCACCTTATTGAAATGGAG ATGGACTACATCAATACTTCACATCCAAAATTTGTTGGTGGGAATAAAGCTATGGAGATAGCTTTGCAACAGATCAAGTCCAATAGTGTAGCTGCATCCACGAGCCAGAAG GATGCGGATCCAGAAAAGGTACCAACAACTGAAAGAAGTCTTAAATCTCGTGCTTTTCTTTCCAGATCTGGAAATGGAATTGTCCCTGAGCAG GGAGCTCGGCCTGTTTTACATGTTGAGAGAACCACATCATCTG CCAACACAAATGGGTCAAGTTGGGGTTTTTCATCTATTTTTGGTGGTACCGAAGGTCGGGTGTCTATGAAAGAGAACTCAACAAACATGTCATTCAGTGAACCTGTTCAGAGCTTCGAGCATGCTGTCTCTATGATTCATTTGAGAGAG CCGCCAACCATCTTGAGATCGTCAGAAACCCATTCAGATCATGAGGGTATGGAAATAGCAGTCACTAAACTGCTGTTGAAGTCATACTATGACATTGTTAGAAAGAACATAGAGGATTCTGTTCCCAAAGCAATTATGCACTTCCTG GTAAACCATACAAAAAGAGAGCTGCACAATGTCTTCATTAAAAAACTCTACAG AGACAACCTGTTTGAAGAGATGTTGCAAGAACCTGATGAGGTGGCAATGAAGAGAAAGCACACAAGGGAGACACTCCGTGTTCTTCAGCAGGCTTTCCGG ACATTGGATGAATTGCCACTTGAAGCCGAGACAGTTGAGAGGGGCTATAGCCTGAGTACTGATCCAACTGGCTTGCCAAAATCATCTTGGTATTCCACAAGCAGAG ATTCCAATGGCATTGGACACAattccaatctgggactttaa
- the LOC131325902 gene encoding dynamin-related protein 3B-like isoform X1: MNVCTHRSSPATYSLSCLLGHHEKRSLKASNSTLSLPYFLSSTAKQLFLHRPPTLTSSMAADEPLAPSSQPSSPPPSPNAPPLGSSVIPISNKLQDIFAQLGSRSTMELPQVAVVGSQSSGKSSVLESLVGRDFLPRGSDICTRRPLVLQLLQTNRNYSGGSVEEYGEFLHLPGKRFYDFAEIRKEIQAETEREAGGNKGVSDKQIRLKIYSPNVLDITLVDLPGITKVPVGDQPSDIEARIRTMIMSYIKLPSCLILAVTPANADLANSDALQIAGNADPDGHRTIGVITKLDIMDRGTNARNFLLGKVIPLRLGYVGVVNRSQEDIMLNRSIKDALVAEEKFFRSHPVYSDIADRCGIPQLAKTLNQILVQHIKAILPGLKSRISAALVSVAKEHTSYGEITESKAGQGALLLNILSKYSEALSSMIEGKSKEMSTSELSGGARIHYIFQSIYVKSLEEVDPCEGLTDDDIRTAIQNATGPKCALFVPVVPFEVLVRKQIARLLDPSLQCARFIYDELIKMSHLCMVNERQRFPVLRKRMDDVVGNFLRDGLQPSQTMIGHLIEMEMDYINTSHPKFVGGNKAMEIALQQIKSNSVAASTSQKDADPEKVPTTERSLKSRAFLSRSGNGIVPEQGARPVLHVERTTSSANTNGSSWGFSSIFGGTEGRVSMKENSTNMSFSEPVQSFEHAVSMIHLREPPTILRSSETHSDHEGMEIAVTKLLLKSYYDIVRKNIEDSVPKAIMHFLVNHTKRELHNVFIKKLYRDNLFEEMLQEPDEVAMKRKHTRETLRVLQQAFRTLDELPLEAETVERGYSLSTDPTGLPKSSWYSTSRGSTETYTTIPENHKSHKSSDSGELCSPFYPNADSNGIGHNSNLGL; this comes from the exons ATGAATGTATGTACGCATAGGAGCTCTCCAGCAACATATTCTCTGTCTTGCTTGCTTGGGCACCACGAGAAACGCTCCCTCAAGGCCTCAAACTCCACGCTCTCTCTCCCGTACTTTCTCTCCTCCACCGCTAAACAACTCTTTCTCCACCGACCTCCAACCCTCACCTCGTCCATGGCCGCCGACGAACCACTCGCACCTTCGTCCCAACCCTCTTCTCCTCCTCCGTCCCCAAACGCGCCCCCGCTGGGCTCCTCTGTGATCCCAATTTCTAACAAGCTCCAGGACATATTCGCCCAGCTCGGCAGCCGGTCGACGATGGAGCTTCCCCAGGTGGCGGTCGTCGGGAGCCAGAGCAGCGGCAAGTCGAGCGTCCTCGAGTCCCTCGTCGGCCGCGATTTCCTGCCCAGGGGCTCGGATATCTGCACGCGGCGGCCGCTGGTGCTTCAGCTGTTGCAGACCAACCGGAATTATTCCGGTGGATCGGTGGAGGAGTACGGGGAGTTTTTGCACTTGCCTGGGAAGAGGTTTTACGATTTCGCTGAGATTCGCAAGGAAATTCAG GCTGAGACTGAGAGGGAAGCAGGAGGGAACAAGGGTGTTTCTGACAAGCAGATTCGTTTGAAGATTTATTCACCAAACGTTCTTGACATCACACTTGTGGATTTGCCTGGTATAACAAAGGTTCCTGTTGGTGACCAACCTTCTGACATTGAAGCAAGGATTAGAACAATGATAATGTCATATATTAAACTCCCAAGCTGCTTGATATTAGCTGTTACACCAGCAAATGCTGATTTAGCAAATTCAGATGCTCTCCAGATCGCTGGAAATGCTGATCCTGATG GTCATAGAACAATTGGTGTAATCACAAAG tTGGACATTATGGATAGAGGTACAAATGCTCGCAATTTTTTGCTTGGAAAAGTTATTCCTCTTCGGCTTGGTTACGTGGGCGTTGTGAATCGCAGTCAAGAG GACATTATGCTTAACCGGAGTATCAAGGATGCCCTTGTGGCTGAGGAAAAGTTCTTTCGGAGTCACCCA GTGTATAGCGACATTGCGGACCGCTGTGGCATCCCCCAGTTGGCAAAGACGCTGAACCAG ATTCTCGTTCAACACATCAAGGCAATACTTCCAGGGCTGAAATCACGCATAAGTGCTGCACTGGTTTCTGTCGCAAAGGAGCACACTAGCTACGGAGAAATCACTGAATCAAAG GCTGGTCAGGGAGCTCTTCTTCTGAACATTTTGTCAAAGTACTCCGAAG CACTTTCGTCAATGATAGAGGGGAAAAGTAAAGAAATGTCAACATCTGAGCTTTCTGGTGGTGCAAGGATCCATTACATTTTCCAGTCAATATATGTGAAGAGTTTGGAG GAAGTAGATCCATGTGAGGGTTTGACTGATGATGATATACGTACTGCAATTCAGAATGCAACTGGGCCTAAATGCGCATTATTTGTACCAGTG GTTCCATTTGAAGTTCTTGTGCGAAAGCAAATAGCTCGTCTATTAGATCCAAGCCTCCAATGTGCTAGGTTTATCTATGATGAGTTAATTAAG ATGAGCCATCTCTGTATGGTCAATGAAAGACAGAGGTTCCCTGTTTTGAGAAAGCGCATGGATGATGTCGTTGGGAACTTTTTACGAGATGGCCTTCAACCTTCACAAACAATGATTGGGCACCTTATTGAAATGGAG ATGGACTACATCAATACTTCACATCCAAAATTTGTTGGTGGGAATAAAGCTATGGAGATAGCTTTGCAACAGATCAAGTCCAATAGTGTAGCTGCATCCACGAGCCAGAAG GATGCGGATCCAGAAAAGGTACCAACAACTGAAAGAAGTCTTAAATCTCGTGCTTTTCTTTCCAGATCTGGAAATGGAATTGTCCCTGAGCAG GGAGCTCGGCCTGTTTTACATGTTGAGAGAACCACATCATCTG CCAACACAAATGGGTCAAGTTGGGGTTTTTCATCTATTTTTGGTGGTACCGAAGGTCGGGTGTCTATGAAAGAGAACTCAACAAACATGTCATTCAGTGAACCTGTTCAGAGCTTCGAGCATGCTGTCTCTATGATTCATTTGAGAGAG CCGCCAACCATCTTGAGATCGTCAGAAACCCATTCAGATCATGAGGGTATGGAAATAGCAGTCACTAAACTGCTGTTGAAGTCATACTATGACATTGTTAGAAAGAACATAGAGGATTCTGTTCCCAAAGCAATTATGCACTTCCTG GTAAACCATACAAAAAGAGAGCTGCACAATGTCTTCATTAAAAAACTCTACAG AGACAACCTGTTTGAAGAGATGTTGCAAGAACCTGATGAGGTGGCAATGAAGAGAAAGCACACAAGGGAGACACTCCGTGTTCTTCAGCAGGCTTTCCGG ACATTGGATGAATTGCCACTTGAAGCCGAGACAGTTGAGAGGGGCTATAGCCTGAGTACTGATCCAACTGGCTTGCCAAAATCATCTTGGTATTCCACAAGCAGAGGTTCAACTGAAACCTACACAACTATTCCTGAAAACCACAAGTCTCATAAGTCATCTGACTCTGGGGAGCTATGCTCGCCTTTTTATCCTAATGCAGATTCCAATGGCATTGGACACAattccaatctgggactttaa
- the LOC131325902 gene encoding dynamin-related protein 3B-like isoform X3 — MNVCTHRSSPATYSLSCLLGHHEKRSLKASNSTLSLPYFLSSTAKQLFLHRPPTLTSSMAADEPLAPSSQPSSPPPSPNAPPLGSSVIPISNKLQDIFAQLGSRSTMELPQVAVVGSQSSGKSSVLESLVGRDFLPRGSDICTRRPLVLQLLQTNRNYSGGSVEEYGEFLHLPGKRFYDFAEIRKEIQAETEREAGGNKGVSDKQIRLKIYSPNVLDITLVDLPGITKVPVGDQPSDIEARIRTMIMSYIKLPSCLILAVTPANADLANSDALQIAGNADPDGHRTIGVITKLDIMDRGTNARNFLLGKVIPLRLGYVGVVNRSQEDIMLNRSIKDALVAEEKFFRSHPVYSDIADRCGIPQLAKTLNQILVQHIKAILPGLKSRISAALVSVAKEHTSYGEITESKAGQGALLLNILSKYSEALSSMIEGKSKEMSTSELSGGARIHYIFQSIYVKSLEEVDPCEGLTDDDIRTAIQNATGPKCALFVPVVPFEVLVRKQIARLLDPSLQCARFIYDELIKMSHLCMVNERQRFPVLRKRMDDVVGNFLRDGLQPSQTMIGHLIEMEMDYINTSHPKFVGGNKAMEIALQQIKSNSVAASTSQKDADPEKVPTTERSLKSRAFLSRSGNGIVPEQGARPVLHVERTTSSANTNGSSWGFSSIFGGTEGRVSMKENSTNMSFSEPVQSFEHAVSMIHLREPPTILRSSETHSDHEGMEIAVTKLLLKSYYDIVRKNIEDSVPKAIMHFLVNHTKRELHNVFIKKLYRDNLFEEMLQEPDEVAMKRKHTRETLRVLQQAFRTLDELPLEAETVERGYSLSTDPTGLPKSS, encoded by the exons ATGAATGTATGTACGCATAGGAGCTCTCCAGCAACATATTCTCTGTCTTGCTTGCTTGGGCACCACGAGAAACGCTCCCTCAAGGCCTCAAACTCCACGCTCTCTCTCCCGTACTTTCTCTCCTCCACCGCTAAACAACTCTTTCTCCACCGACCTCCAACCCTCACCTCGTCCATGGCCGCCGACGAACCACTCGCACCTTCGTCCCAACCCTCTTCTCCTCCTCCGTCCCCAAACGCGCCCCCGCTGGGCTCCTCTGTGATCCCAATTTCTAACAAGCTCCAGGACATATTCGCCCAGCTCGGCAGCCGGTCGACGATGGAGCTTCCCCAGGTGGCGGTCGTCGGGAGCCAGAGCAGCGGCAAGTCGAGCGTCCTCGAGTCCCTCGTCGGCCGCGATTTCCTGCCCAGGGGCTCGGATATCTGCACGCGGCGGCCGCTGGTGCTTCAGCTGTTGCAGACCAACCGGAATTATTCCGGTGGATCGGTGGAGGAGTACGGGGAGTTTTTGCACTTGCCTGGGAAGAGGTTTTACGATTTCGCTGAGATTCGCAAGGAAATTCAG GCTGAGACTGAGAGGGAAGCAGGAGGGAACAAGGGTGTTTCTGACAAGCAGATTCGTTTGAAGATTTATTCACCAAACGTTCTTGACATCACACTTGTGGATTTGCCTGGTATAACAAAGGTTCCTGTTGGTGACCAACCTTCTGACATTGAAGCAAGGATTAGAACAATGATAATGTCATATATTAAACTCCCAAGCTGCTTGATATTAGCTGTTACACCAGCAAATGCTGATTTAGCAAATTCAGATGCTCTCCAGATCGCTGGAAATGCTGATCCTGATG GTCATAGAACAATTGGTGTAATCACAAAG tTGGACATTATGGATAGAGGTACAAATGCTCGCAATTTTTTGCTTGGAAAAGTTATTCCTCTTCGGCTTGGTTACGTGGGCGTTGTGAATCGCAGTCAAGAG GACATTATGCTTAACCGGAGTATCAAGGATGCCCTTGTGGCTGAGGAAAAGTTCTTTCGGAGTCACCCA GTGTATAGCGACATTGCGGACCGCTGTGGCATCCCCCAGTTGGCAAAGACGCTGAACCAG ATTCTCGTTCAACACATCAAGGCAATACTTCCAGGGCTGAAATCACGCATAAGTGCTGCACTGGTTTCTGTCGCAAAGGAGCACACTAGCTACGGAGAAATCACTGAATCAAAG GCTGGTCAGGGAGCTCTTCTTCTGAACATTTTGTCAAAGTACTCCGAAG CACTTTCGTCAATGATAGAGGGGAAAAGTAAAGAAATGTCAACATCTGAGCTTTCTGGTGGTGCAAGGATCCATTACATTTTCCAGTCAATATATGTGAAGAGTTTGGAG GAAGTAGATCCATGTGAGGGTTTGACTGATGATGATATACGTACTGCAATTCAGAATGCAACTGGGCCTAAATGCGCATTATTTGTACCAGTG GTTCCATTTGAAGTTCTTGTGCGAAAGCAAATAGCTCGTCTATTAGATCCAAGCCTCCAATGTGCTAGGTTTATCTATGATGAGTTAATTAAG ATGAGCCATCTCTGTATGGTCAATGAAAGACAGAGGTTCCCTGTTTTGAGAAAGCGCATGGATGATGTCGTTGGGAACTTTTTACGAGATGGCCTTCAACCTTCACAAACAATGATTGGGCACCTTATTGAAATGGAG ATGGACTACATCAATACTTCACATCCAAAATTTGTTGGTGGGAATAAAGCTATGGAGATAGCTTTGCAACAGATCAAGTCCAATAGTGTAGCTGCATCCACGAGCCAGAAG GATGCGGATCCAGAAAAGGTACCAACAACTGAAAGAAGTCTTAAATCTCGTGCTTTTCTTTCCAGATCTGGAAATGGAATTGTCCCTGAGCAG GGAGCTCGGCCTGTTTTACATGTTGAGAGAACCACATCATCTG CCAACACAAATGGGTCAAGTTGGGGTTTTTCATCTATTTTTGGTGGTACCGAAGGTCGGGTGTCTATGAAAGAGAACTCAACAAACATGTCATTCAGTGAACCTGTTCAGAGCTTCGAGCATGCTGTCTCTATGATTCATTTGAGAGAG CCGCCAACCATCTTGAGATCGTCAGAAACCCATTCAGATCATGAGGGTATGGAAATAGCAGTCACTAAACTGCTGTTGAAGTCATACTATGACATTGTTAGAAAGAACATAGAGGATTCTGTTCCCAAAGCAATTATGCACTTCCTG GTAAACCATACAAAAAGAGAGCTGCACAATGTCTTCATTAAAAAACTCTACAG AGACAACCTGTTTGAAGAGATGTTGCAAGAACCTGATGAGGTGGCAATGAAGAGAAAGCACACAAGGGAGACACTCCGTGTTCTTCAGCAGGCTTTCCGG ACATTGGATGAATTGCCACTTGAAGCCGAGACAGTTGAGAGGGGCTATAGCCTGAGTACTGATCCAACTGGCTTGCCAAAATCATCTTG A
- the LOC131325902 gene encoding dynamin-related protein 3A-like isoform X4 gives MNVCTHRSSPATYSLSCLLGHHEKRSLKASNSTLSLPYFLSSTAKQLFLHRPPTLTSSMAADEPLAPSSQPSSPPPSPNAPPLGSSVIPISNKLQDIFAQLGSRSTMELPQVAVVGSQSSGKSSVLESLVGRDFLPRGSDICTRRPLVLQLLQTNRNYSGGSVEEYGEFLHLPGKRFYDFAEIRKEIQAETEREAGGNKGVSDKQIRLKIYSPNVLDITLVDLPGITKVPVGDQPSDIEARIRTMIMSYIKLPSCLILAVTPANADLANSDALQIAGNADPDGHRTIGVITKLDIMDRGTNARNFLLGKVIPLRLGYVGVVNRSQEDIMLNRSIKDALVAEEKFFRSHPVYSDIADRCGIPQLAKTLNQILVQHIKAILPGLKSRISAALVSVAKEHTSYGEITESKAGQGALLLNILSKYSEALSSMIEGKSKEMSTSELSGGARIHYIFQSIYVKSLEEVDPCEGLTDDDIRTAIQNATGPKCALFVPVVPFEVLVRKQIARLLDPSLQCARFIYDELIKMSHLCMVNERQRFPVLRKRMDDVVGNFLRDGLQPSQTMIGHLIEMEMDYINTSHPKFVGGNKAMEIALQQIKSNSVAASTSQKDADPEKVPTTERSLKSRAFLSRSGNGIVPEQGARPVLHVERTTSSANTNGSSWGFSSIFGGTEGRVSMKENSTNMSFSEPVQSFEHAVSMIHLREPPTILRSSETHSDHEGMEIAVTKLLLKSYYDIVRKNIEDSVPKAIMHFLIAMWMGYVSIPLVVP, from the exons ATGAATGTATGTACGCATAGGAGCTCTCCAGCAACATATTCTCTGTCTTGCTTGCTTGGGCACCACGAGAAACGCTCCCTCAAGGCCTCAAACTCCACGCTCTCTCTCCCGTACTTTCTCTCCTCCACCGCTAAACAACTCTTTCTCCACCGACCTCCAACCCTCACCTCGTCCATGGCCGCCGACGAACCACTCGCACCTTCGTCCCAACCCTCTTCTCCTCCTCCGTCCCCAAACGCGCCCCCGCTGGGCTCCTCTGTGATCCCAATTTCTAACAAGCTCCAGGACATATTCGCCCAGCTCGGCAGCCGGTCGACGATGGAGCTTCCCCAGGTGGCGGTCGTCGGGAGCCAGAGCAGCGGCAAGTCGAGCGTCCTCGAGTCCCTCGTCGGCCGCGATTTCCTGCCCAGGGGCTCGGATATCTGCACGCGGCGGCCGCTGGTGCTTCAGCTGTTGCAGACCAACCGGAATTATTCCGGTGGATCGGTGGAGGAGTACGGGGAGTTTTTGCACTTGCCTGGGAAGAGGTTTTACGATTTCGCTGAGATTCGCAAGGAAATTCAG GCTGAGACTGAGAGGGAAGCAGGAGGGAACAAGGGTGTTTCTGACAAGCAGATTCGTTTGAAGATTTATTCACCAAACGTTCTTGACATCACACTTGTGGATTTGCCTGGTATAACAAAGGTTCCTGTTGGTGACCAACCTTCTGACATTGAAGCAAGGATTAGAACAATGATAATGTCATATATTAAACTCCCAAGCTGCTTGATATTAGCTGTTACACCAGCAAATGCTGATTTAGCAAATTCAGATGCTCTCCAGATCGCTGGAAATGCTGATCCTGATG GTCATAGAACAATTGGTGTAATCACAAAG tTGGACATTATGGATAGAGGTACAAATGCTCGCAATTTTTTGCTTGGAAAAGTTATTCCTCTTCGGCTTGGTTACGTGGGCGTTGTGAATCGCAGTCAAGAG GACATTATGCTTAACCGGAGTATCAAGGATGCCCTTGTGGCTGAGGAAAAGTTCTTTCGGAGTCACCCA GTGTATAGCGACATTGCGGACCGCTGTGGCATCCCCCAGTTGGCAAAGACGCTGAACCAG ATTCTCGTTCAACACATCAAGGCAATACTTCCAGGGCTGAAATCACGCATAAGTGCTGCACTGGTTTCTGTCGCAAAGGAGCACACTAGCTACGGAGAAATCACTGAATCAAAG GCTGGTCAGGGAGCTCTTCTTCTGAACATTTTGTCAAAGTACTCCGAAG CACTTTCGTCAATGATAGAGGGGAAAAGTAAAGAAATGTCAACATCTGAGCTTTCTGGTGGTGCAAGGATCCATTACATTTTCCAGTCAATATATGTGAAGAGTTTGGAG GAAGTAGATCCATGTGAGGGTTTGACTGATGATGATATACGTACTGCAATTCAGAATGCAACTGGGCCTAAATGCGCATTATTTGTACCAGTG GTTCCATTTGAAGTTCTTGTGCGAAAGCAAATAGCTCGTCTATTAGATCCAAGCCTCCAATGTGCTAGGTTTATCTATGATGAGTTAATTAAG ATGAGCCATCTCTGTATGGTCAATGAAAGACAGAGGTTCCCTGTTTTGAGAAAGCGCATGGATGATGTCGTTGGGAACTTTTTACGAGATGGCCTTCAACCTTCACAAACAATGATTGGGCACCTTATTGAAATGGAG ATGGACTACATCAATACTTCACATCCAAAATTTGTTGGTGGGAATAAAGCTATGGAGATAGCTTTGCAACAGATCAAGTCCAATAGTGTAGCTGCATCCACGAGCCAGAAG GATGCGGATCCAGAAAAGGTACCAACAACTGAAAGAAGTCTTAAATCTCGTGCTTTTCTTTCCAGATCTGGAAATGGAATTGTCCCTGAGCAG GGAGCTCGGCCTGTTTTACATGTTGAGAGAACCACATCATCTG CCAACACAAATGGGTCAAGTTGGGGTTTTTCATCTATTTTTGGTGGTACCGAAGGTCGGGTGTCTATGAAAGAGAACTCAACAAACATGTCATTCAGTGAACCTGTTCAGAGCTTCGAGCATGCTGTCTCTATGATTCATTTGAGAGAG CCGCCAACCATCTTGAGATCGTCAGAAACCCATTCAGATCATGAGGGTATGGAAATAGCAGTCACTAAACTGCTGTTGAAGTCATACTATGACATTGTTAGAAAGAACATAGAGGATTCTGTTCCCAAAGCAATTATGCACTTCCTG ATTGCTATGTGGATGGGTTATGTGTCGATACCTTTGGTTGTTCCATGA